DNA from Petropleomorpha daqingensis:
AACCTGCAGCTGATGGCGTTCGCCTACGACGGCGCCTGGGCGGAGTACACGCTGGCGCAGGCGTTCGGCCTGACCCGCGTGCCGGACAACGTGCCCATGGACCAGGCGGCGATCCTGGCCGACGCCGTCTCCACCCCGTTCGGCGCCGTCGTGCACACCGGGCAGGTGCGCATCGGCGAGGCCGTGGGCGTCTGGGGGATCGGCGGGGTCGGCACGCACATCGTGCAGCTGGCCCGGCTGGTCGGGGCCAACCCGATCCTCGCCTTCGACATCGACGACGAGATCCGCGATCGCGCCCTGGCCCTCGGCGCCGATGCCGCGTTCGACTCCCGCGACCCGGACCTGCAGCAGAAGGTCGCCGCGGCCACGCACGGCCGGTTGCTCGACGTCGCGTTCGACGCCGTCGGCCTGAAGACGACGTTCGAGCAGGGCCTCGAGATGCTGCGCCCCGGTGGCCGGCTGGTCGGCGTCGGCATGAGCGGCCAGGAGCCGACGCTCGGGCCGACGATGGTGTTCAACCTGCTGCGCAAGCAGGCGCTCGGGCACCTCGGCTACAAGCCCGAGGACATCGAGACCCTCGCCCAGCTGGTCTCCGCCGGGCGGCTGGACCTGTCCCGCTCGATCAGCGACGTCGTCTCGCTCGAGGACGTGGGCGAGGGCATCCGCCGGCTGCACGAGCGCGACGGCAACCCCATCCGGATCCTCGTCCAGCCCTGAGACGCACGACGCCCCTCCCGCTTTCGGCGCCGAAAGCGGGAGGGGCGCTCGTCGCCCTTACGCCTTGATGATCGCGGCGACGGGACCGCCGCCGGACGGGCCCTGGTGCACCGCCGCCACCGACACGAACACCGCCGGGTCGCCGGTCACCGAGGCGGCGACGCCCCCGACGGTGGCCTTGATCTGCCGGTGCCAGAAGACGTCGGAGTCGTCGAGCATGGCGTTGCGCCGGCCGCGGACGTAGCCGGTCGGGTCGGCCTCGCACTTGAGGAAGACGTTGACCAGCCGGTCGCCGAGGTCGCTGACGTGCGGCCGCTCGGGCAGGTCGAGCCCGGCCTGGCGGATGGCGTCCCAGATGCCGTCCTGGTCCAGGGCGTCCTTCATGACCGAGTGGCCGATGCGGTAGCTGCCGCCGTGGCCGCGGGCGTTGCCGACGACGACGATCTGCGCCCGGTCCAGCTCCACGCCCGACGAGCAGGACGCCACCGAGGAGTACAGCGACAGGTCGCGCATGACCTGCTTCTGCTCGGGCATCTCGATCTCGCCGAGCGCCACCGCGATGCCGAGCGCCGTGGTGGCGTTGGAGAGGTCCATCGAGCCGTGCGGCTCGTCGTAGTAGGTGTCCTTGCCGCGCGAGTGCGCCTCGCGGATCGTCTCGATCGTCAGCAGCGGCGTCTTGGTCTGCACGTAGTGGACGTCGGCCGGGTCGGTGATGCCGGCCTCGGCCATCGCGCGGCGCACGCCCTCGGCGACCTTCTCCACCATGGAGATGCGGCCGATGTCCTCGGGCAGCAGGACGTCGCTCATCGCGTAGCCGACGGTCAGCCGCGGCTCGTCGGTCTTCTCGACGGCGTCCTCGGGCAGCGTCGCGAAGATCGTGGCGTGCGGGCTGATGACGCCGTCGGTGCCGCCCGACCACACGATCGGGATCTGGGCGACCTCCTCCTTCGACCGGCTGCCCTTCTCCATCAGCACCTCGCGGAAGGCGCGGTCGGCGATGATCCGGGTGTAGTCGTTGACGCCGCCGTTGCCCTCCGTCTTGCCGATGACGGCGATGACCCGGTCGGCCTCCATGACGCCGTCGTCGATCAGCTTGGCGAGCTCGGAGGCGTCGCTGACGTTGTGCAGCGGGACCTTGCGGACCTCGATCGGTGCGGGCACTGGATGTCTCGCTTTCTCTTCGAGTGGTGCGGCCTTCCTGCAGGGACCCGGCGCGAGCGTGCGAGCGGTGGGGGGCAGGAAGGTCCTTCTGCTCTCAACGGGCGGTCAGAACGGTGCCGGCGTCGTCTGCGGCGACGGCGTCGGCGATGTGCTCGAGGGACGTGATCACGGAGCGCGTGCCTCCGCTGTCGACGAAGCGCAGCGCAGCCTCGACCTTGGGGCCCATGCTGCCGCGCGCGAACTGGCCGGCCGCGGCGTGCTCGCGCAGCTCGGTGGCGGTGACCCGGCCGAGGGGGCGCTGGGTGGGCGTGCCGAAGTCGACCATGACGTTGGGGACGTCGGTGGCGATGACCAGGGTGTCCGCGCCGAGCTCGTGCGCCAGGATCGCCGCGGTCAGGTCCTTGTCGATGACCGCCTCGACGCCGCGCAGCGCCTGCCCGTCCCGGCCGTCGTCCACCACCGGGATGCCCCCGCCACCGGCGCAGACGACGACGAACCCGGCCCCTGCCAGGGCGGCGATGGCCGGGTAGTCGACCACCGAGCGCGGCTCCGGCGAGGCCACGACCCGCCGCCAGCCCTTCTCGCCGCGGTCCTCCCAGCGCTGGCCGAGCGCGATGAACCGCTCCGCCTCCTCGCGGGACACGAAGCGGCCGACCGGCTTCGACGGGTCCGTGAAGCCGGGGTCGTCGGCGTCGACGAGGGTGCGGGTGACCAGCCCGGCGGTGCGCTGGGGCAGGCCGCGGGTCTGCAGCGCCGCGTCGAGCTCGTCGGCGAGGGTGAAGGCGATGGTCGCCTGGGTCTGCGCCACGTTCCAGTCCAGCGGGACC
Protein-coding regions in this window:
- a CDS encoding zinc-binding dehydrogenase, which translates into the protein MPATMRAQRFYKATREWAVEDVPIPEPGPGEVLIKVEYCGICHSDLSLIDGVFGGPNVPDVITQGHEASGTIAKLGPGVIGWAEGDRVIPAAGRPCGVCDFCVRGRFGDCANLQLMAFAYDGAWAEYTLAQAFGLTRVPDNVPMDQAAILADAVSTPFGAVVHTGQVRIGEAVGVWGIGGVGTHIVQLARLVGANPILAFDIDDEIRDRALALGADAAFDSRDPDLQQKVAAATHGRLLDVAFDAVGLKTTFEQGLEMLRPGGRLVGVGMSGQEPTLGPTMVFNLLRKQALGHLGYKPEDIETLAQLVSAGRLDLSRSISDVVSLEDVGEGIRRLHERDGNPIRILVQP
- a CDS encoding ring-opening amidohydrolase, with protein sequence MPAPIEVRKVPLHNVSDASELAKLIDDGVMEADRVIAVIGKTEGNGGVNDYTRIIADRAFREVLMEKGSRSKEEVAQIPIVWSGGTDGVISPHATIFATLPEDAVEKTDEPRLTVGYAMSDVLLPEDIGRISMVEKVAEGVRRAMAEAGITDPADVHYVQTKTPLLTIETIREAHSRGKDTYYDEPHGSMDLSNATTALGIAVALGEIEMPEQKQVMRDLSLYSSVASCSSGVELDRAQIVVVGNARGHGGSYRIGHSVMKDALDQDGIWDAIRQAGLDLPERPHVSDLGDRLVNVFLKCEADPTGYVRGRRNAMLDDSDVFWHRQIKATVGGVAASVTGDPAVFVSVAAVHQGPSGGGPVAAIIKA
- a CDS encoding carbamate kinase; its protein translation is MTTPGARRVVIALGGNAMTGPDGSAAPGAQRDAIAVAAQHIADVVAAGAEVVLTHGNGPQVGNLLVKNEMAAHVVPPVPLDWNVAQTQATIAFTLADELDAALQTRGLPQRTAGLVTRTLVDADDPGFTDPSKPVGRFVSREEAERFIALGQRWEDRGEKGWRRVVASPEPRSVVDYPAIAALAGAGFVVVCAGGGGIPVVDDGRDGQALRGVEAVIDKDLTAAILAHELGADTLVIATDVPNVMVDFGTPTQRPLGRVTATELREHAAAGQFARGSMGPKVEAALRFVDSGGTRSVITSLEHIADAVAADDAGTVLTAR